A single genomic interval of Lucilia cuprina isolate Lc7/37 chromosome 2, ASM2204524v1, whole genome shotgun sequence harbors:
- the LOC111680562 gene encoding uncharacterized protein LOC111680562 gives MSDIVSVKSNAWYNRLFNKLFTSDNYYKSMQAMFFLTFIYGITPFCVVSNSYGCKSLKTFYFGYLNAILHICVMAFCYAYTMYYNESVAGYFLSNNISKLGNKLYVFSGVIGTTVVFVSAVIRTKILQKCFNILLKVDECFKQINYVLDYTLILRFTLFVLSAVALFVGTLAVICVYCLKSMNVYPSPCLIVIVVAEFLTISVSISLFCSMTRSVQRRVRLLNTVR, from the coding sequence ATGTCAGACATAGTATCGGTCAAGTCAAATGCCTGGTATAATCGTTTGTTCAATAAGCTTTTCACTTCCGACAATTATTACAAATCAATGCAGGCCATGTTCTTTTTAACTTTCATTTATGGTATTACACCCTTTTGTGTGGTATCCAATAGTTATGGttgcaaaagtttaaaaacattttatttcggCTATCTTAATGCTATACTGCATATCTGTGTCATGGCTTTTTGTTATGCTTACACTATGTACTATAACGAATCGGTAGCGGGTTATTTTCTCAGTAATAATATCTCGAAACTCGGTaataaattgtatgtttttagTGGTGTCATTGGTACTACGGTTGTCTTTGTATCGGCTGTTATACGtacgaaaattttacaaaaatgttttaatattttacttaaagtgGATGAATGTTTTAAACAGATCAACTATGTTTTGGattatacattaattttaagatttactCTATTTGTTTTGAGTGCTGTGGCGTTATTTGTTGGAACACTAGCGGTGATTTGTGTATATTGTTTGAAATCAATGAATGTTTATCCCTCGCCATGTTTGATTGTAATAGTGGTGGCAGAGTTTCTAACGATTTCAGTTTCAATTTCACTGTTTTGTTCGATGACAAGATCGGTACAGAGGAGGGTTCGTCTATTGAATACGGTAAGATAa
- the LOC111680561 gene encoding putative gustatory receptor 28b — MFSQIVSDKIDRFRKSFISNQVFEALQPLFFLTFLYGLTPFRVIKNKDGESNVQMSFFGFVNIAVYILLYGCCYIISLLQDETMVGYFFRTKISNVGDTMQICNGLITGAVIYISAVTQRRKLLRVCRILYSLDTNFANIGIKVKYSRIYRYSIVMIIFQTVVIGVYFAGVFRLLKSMKVTPSFSVCVTFFLQHSVLSIAICLFCFMARSFERRLVILNKGVIKTSTTTHCGSNELQQVYGG, encoded by the exons atgttttcacaaaTTGTTTCGGATAAAATTGATAGATTTCGCAAAAGTTTCATTTCGAATCAAGTGTTTGAGGCTTTGCAGCCGTTATTTTTTCTCACTTTTCTATACGGTTTAACGCCATTTCGTGTTATCAAAAATAAAGATGGCGAAAGTAATGTGCAAATGTCATTTTTCGGTTTTGTTAATATTGCCGTTTATATATTGTTGTATGGCTGCTGTTATATAATCTCACTGCTGCAAGACGAAACTATGGTGGGTTATTTTTTTCGTACGAAAATTTCCAATGTCGGTGATACAATGCAAATTTGTAATGGTCTTATAACCGGTGCCGTTATATACATTTCGGCCGTCACTCAGAGACGAAAATTATTAAGAGTCTGTCGTATACTCTATAGTTTGGATACGAATTTCGCTAATATTGGCATAAAAGTGAAATATTCGCGTATTTATCGTTATTCTATAGTTATGATTATATTTCAAACTGTTGTGATTGGTGTGTATTTTGCCGGTGTTTTTCGTTTGCTAAAATCCATGAAAGTTACACCATCGTTTAGTGTTTGTGTTACATTCTTTTTGCAACATTCTGTCTTATCGATTGCcatatgtttgttttgttttatggcACGCAGCTTTGAACGACGTTTGGTAATATTAAATAAG GGTGTTATTAAAACATCAACAACCACGCATTGTGGCAGCAATGAATTGCAACAGGTTTATGGCGGTTAA
- the LOC111680559 gene encoding putative gustatory receptor 28b gives MDEENSETPQLDNTVRSRIRRFFSAKRLYECLQPLLFLTYWHGLTPFYIKSNSKGVKYLKHSIWGYINVGVHIVIYSVCYILTLMNDCETVAGYFFRSRITHFGDFLQILSGFIGVTVIYLTAIIPKHYVQRSLEIMQTMDDQLQGVGIKIMYSKVLRFSYIYILCMVSANLGYTIFSFQLLKSANETPSASLHVTFVLQHTVVLFALAMYSCFTKMIEMRYNMMHRVLKNLCHQWDTRSIKTITHKQRSLQCLDSFSMYTIVSKNPAEIIQESMEIHQLICEAASTANKYFTYQLLTIISIAFLIIVFDAYYVLETLLGKSKRESKFKTVEFVTFFSCQMILYLIAIISIVEGSNRAIKKSEKTGGIVHALLNKAKTADVKEKLQQFSMQLMHLKINFTAAGLFNIDRTLYFTISGALTTYLIILLQFTSNSPPVTQNGCDPALAVSLNQTET, from the exons ATGGACGAGGAAAATTCTGAAACGCCACAATTAGATAATACCGTACGTAGTCGCATACGAAGATTTTTTTCCGCTAAACGTTTGTACGAATGTTTGCAACCGTTACTCTTTCTCACCTATTGGCATGGACTAACGCCTTTCTATATTAAAAGTAATTCCAAAggtgtgaaatatttaaaacattccaTTTGGGGTTACATCAATGTCGGTGTCCATATAGTGATCTATagtgtttgttatattttaaccTTAATGAATGATTGTGAAACGGTAGCGGGATATTTTTTTCGTTCACGCATTACACATTTCGGTGATTTTCTACAGATTCTAAGTGGTTTCATTGGTGTGACTGTGATCTATCTAACAGCCATAATACCCAAACATTATGTTCAACGTAGTTTGGAAATTATGCAAACTATGGACGATCAATTGCAAGGTGTCGGCATTAAGATAATGTACAGCAAGGTTTTACGTTTcagttatatttatattttatgcatGGTATCGGCAAATTTGGGTTATACGATTTTTAGCTTTCAACTGTTGAAATCAGCCAATGAGACGCCATCAGCTTCGTTGCATGTAACCTTTGTGCTGCAGCATACAGTGGTGTTGTTTGCCTTGGCCATGTATTCTTGTTTTACGAAAATGATTGAAATGCGCTACAATATGATGCACAGG GTTCTTAAAAATCTTTGTCATCAATGGGATACACGCAGCATTAAAACGATAACACACAAACAACGTTCTCTACAGTGTCTCGATTCATTTTCCATGTACACTATTGTTTCGAAAAATCCTGCAGAAATTATACAAGAATCTATGGAAATACATCAACTGATATGTGAAGCAGCCTCTACAGctaataaatatttcacttaTCAATTATTAACTATAATTTCGATAGCATTTTTAATCATAGTATTCGATGCCTACTATGTGTTGGAAACGTTATTGGGTAAATCGAAAAGAGAAAGTAAATTTAAGACAGTGGAATTTGTAACATTCTTTTCGTGTCAAATGATTTTATATTTGATAGCGATCATATCAATTGTGGAGGGTAGTAATAGGGCTATTAAGAAG AGCGAAAAAACTGGAGGCATTGTacatgctttattgaataaagcCAAAACTGCTGATGTTAAGGAAAAACTTCAACAGTTTTCTATGCAATTaatgcatttgaaaattaacttCACTGCAGCAGGCTTATTTAATATTGATCGTACTTTATATTTTACG aTAAGTGGTGCTTTGACTacatatttgattattttactACAATTCACCTCAAACTCTCCGCCGGTAACACAAAATGGCTGTGATCCAGCTCTGGCTGTGTCACTAAATCAAAcggaaacttaa